A part of Limihaloglobus sulfuriphilus genomic DNA contains:
- a CDS encoding endonuclease III domain-containing protein, with protein MSSSETIRNIYLSLHAAYGNRDWWPAVDGFEVIVGAILTQNTNWKNVEKAIKNLKTADVMTPIKLHELPREQLAELIRPAGYYNIKAARLKNLLDWMVENYSAGMESISALPDWQLREELLAVKGVGPETADSIMLYAFNRPIFVVDAYTARVFGRHMLIDEYADYHQIQELVQSSIEPDLKIYNEFHALIVEVGKNHCKPRPKCQGCPLEHLPHQVEEV; from the coding sequence ATGTCAAGCTCAGAAACTATAAGAAATATTTATTTAAGTCTTCACGCCGCTTACGGAAACCGCGACTGGTGGCCGGCCGTTGACGGATTTGAGGTAATAGTCGGAGCGATTCTTACGCAAAATACAAACTGGAAAAATGTCGAAAAAGCCATAAAAAACCTCAAAACGGCTGATGTAATGACCCCGATTAAGCTCCATGAGCTGCCGCGGGAACAACTCGCCGAGCTGATACGTCCGGCGGGATATTACAATATAAAGGCGGCAAGGCTGAAAAATCTCCTTGACTGGATGGTGGAGAATTACAGCGCCGGCATGGAAAGCATCTCAGCCCTGCCAGACTGGCAGCTGCGCGAAGAGCTGCTCGCCGTTAAGGGCGTTGGGCCTGAAACTGCCGACTCCATAATGCTTTACGCGTTTAACAGGCCGATTTTCGTCGTTGACGCATACACTGCCAGGGTATTCGGAAGGCACATGCTGATAGATGAATATGCCGACTACCACCAGATCCAGGAGCTGGTACAATCATCCATTGAACCCGATTTAAAAATCTACAACGAGTTTCATGCTCTGATTGTAGAAGTCGGCAAAAATCACTGCAAACCCAGACCAAAATGCCAGGGCTGCCCACTCGAACACCTGCCCCATCAGGTAGAAGAAGTCTGA
- a CDS encoding type II CAAX prenyl endopeptidase Rce1 family protein, translated as MATKKDRSLFDNTVSLTPRMPVKRRRRTTYFFRSALPLHSLWFTMIFLLAYELMVAFLGPALSSMSFEEIPGLVVSFVWVYDLLGWFGFSGRLQWLLCPVFVIVVLLAVHFADKKKRAPMQRYDLPLMFAESFFWALPLLVVALIADRFSSPGGYVPAQEPVAFVNGLKAFVCSSSLGESANVFIELIAGIGAGIYEELFFRQILYVGLFLFTTKLLDLSREFGAFFAVVVSSVVFSLHHNILYIQGSYLPGEEFVASVFMFRVFAGFYLTVIFANRGFGIAAGAHCFHNIMAVLLN; from the coding sequence ATGGCAACCAAAAAAGACAGAAGTTTATTTGACAACACAGTATCGCTTACTCCGCGTATGCCGGTCAAACGCAGGAGGCGGACTACGTATTTCTTCAGGTCTGCATTGCCGCTGCACTCTTTGTGGTTCACGATGATTTTTCTGCTTGCATACGAGCTGATGGTTGCTTTTCTCGGGCCTGCTTTGAGCAGTATGTCATTTGAGGAGATACCGGGTTTGGTAGTTTCTTTTGTGTGGGTATATGACCTTCTGGGCTGGTTTGGTTTTTCCGGGCGGCTTCAGTGGCTTTTGTGCCCCGTTTTTGTTATAGTTGTCCTGCTGGCTGTCCATTTTGCGGATAAGAAAAAACGGGCCCCCATGCAGAGGTATGACCTGCCGCTGATGTTCGCTGAGTCTTTCTTCTGGGCGCTGCCTTTGCTGGTTGTGGCCCTGATCGCAGACAGGTTCAGCAGTCCCGGCGGTTATGTTCCCGCTCAGGAGCCGGTGGCGTTTGTAAACGGCCTAAAGGCCTTTGTATGCAGCTCAAGTCTTGGCGAATCGGCAAACGTATTTATTGAGCTTATTGCCGGTATTGGCGCCGGGATATACGAAGAGCTTTTCTTCAGGCAGATACTTTATGTGGGCCTGTTTCTGTTTACAACAAAACTGCTGGATCTAAGCCGCGAATTTGGTGCGTTTTTTGCCGTTGTTGTCTCTTCGGTGGTATTCAGCCTGCACCACAACATACTCTATATTCAGGGCAGTTATCTGCCGGGAGAGGAGTTTGTGGCTTCTGTTTTTATGTTCAGGGTTTTTGCGGGCTTCTACCTGACAGTGATTTTCGCAAACCGCGGCTTCGGCATTGCCGCCGGTGCCCACTGTTTCCACAATATAATGGCAGTCCTGCTTAACTGA
- a CDS encoding N-formylglutamate amidohydrolase, whose product MEYDICKIERGGGPVVAAAIHDGHFVSPQAVSTIAISEDERLREEDPYTGIFARICRNRIIANYSRFEVDLNRPREKAVYIKPEDAWGLKVWKDDVNQDIISSSLEKYDLFYRRAHKFFKEIEAGYGRFVVLDIHSYCHRRDGSGVDPAPQRDNPDINLGTGNMNRALWSNIIERFIRDASSQRAGGRPLDVRENIRFKGGYFSKWIHETFPQTGCCLAIEIKKIFMDEWSGQLYPEIFEDIKNALHITSRGICRELSVSKE is encoded by the coding sequence ATGGAATATGATATCTGCAAAATTGAACGCGGCGGCGGCCCGGTGGTTGCCGCCGCGATACATGACGGGCACTTCGTCAGCCCGCAGGCCGTTTCTACGATAGCTATAAGTGAAGATGAGCGTCTTCGCGAAGAAGACCCATATACCGGAATTTTCGCCCGGATATGCCGGAATAGAATCATTGCAAATTATTCCCGATTCGAGGTTGACCTGAACCGGCCAAGAGAGAAAGCTGTTTACATAAAGCCGGAAGATGCCTGGGGGCTGAAAGTCTGGAAAGATGATGTAAACCAGGATATTATAAGCAGTTCTCTTGAAAAGTACGACTTGTTTTACCGCAGGGCACATAAATTCTTCAAAGAGATCGAAGCCGGATACGGCAGATTCGTCGTGCTGGACATCCACTCGTACTGCCACCGCAGAGACGGATCCGGCGTTGATCCTGCCCCGCAGAGGGATAATCCGGATATAAACCTGGGCACAGGTAATATGAACAGAGCTTTATGGTCAAACATAATCGAGAGGTTTATCCGGGACGCATCCTCGCAGAGAGCCGGCGGCAGACCGCTCGATGTAAGAGAGAACATCCGGTTCAAAGGCGGATATTTTTCGAAATGGATACACGAAACATTCCCGCAGACCGGCTGCTGTCTGGCGATAGAAATAAAAAAAATATTTATGGACGAGTGGTCCGGGCAGTTATACCCGGAAATATTCGAAGACATTAAAAACGCCCTGCATATAACAAGCAGGGGAATCTGCCGTGAGCTATCTGTCAGCAAGGAATGA